In Persicimonas caeni, a single window of DNA contains:
- the nirK gene encoding copper-containing nitrite reductase: MFVPMKNVLTNRWRVLALVTLFLSILTLGACKADSAKSTTADEPAQTGETVEFTLEAYLSGYKGVGGDIDGQTNPELKVNAGDTVKVTLINKENMAHDIALENAGTKSEALMKVNERTTFTFEAKANDTYFCSLPGHRQAGMVGKVVVGGGDQPVAAHEGHSNSLMPATATSLKKAKKVNTDEIGWDAADIPPPIKRKENKTVEYVIETEEVVAELEDGTTYEMWTYNGKVPGPFLRVKEGDTVIVHVDNAPDSTMSHSIDFHSVTGPGGGAAVLQVPPGERRSLQFKATHAGLYVYHCATPHIPTHLARGMFGMILVEPKEGLAPVDKEFYVMQGEYYTKARPGTAGHQEESSDRLFEEMPTYVVFNGRVGSLTGERVMKAEVGENVRIFFGVGGPNTHSAFHVIGEIFDKVYSEAAIISEPLRNVQTTAVPPGGATMVEFEVDYPGKYLLVDHALTRLDKGAVGILEVTGEADDTLYKSLSGEEATDKH, translated from the coding sequence ATGTTCGTCCCAATGAAGAATGTTCTGACTAACCGTTGGCGCGTGCTCGCGCTCGTCACCCTGTTCCTGTCGATCTTGACGTTGGGCGCCTGCAAGGCCGACTCAGCCAAGTCGACCACGGCCGACGAACCCGCCCAGACCGGCGAGACGGTCGAGTTCACCCTCGAGGCCTACCTGAGCGGCTACAAGGGTGTGGGTGGCGACATCGACGGGCAGACCAACCCGGAGTTGAAGGTCAATGCCGGAGACACCGTCAAGGTCACGCTCATCAACAAAGAGAATATGGCCCACGACATCGCGCTGGAGAACGCCGGCACGAAGAGCGAAGCGCTCATGAAGGTCAACGAGCGCACGACGTTTACCTTCGAGGCGAAGGCCAACGACACCTACTTCTGCTCGCTGCCCGGCCACCGTCAGGCCGGCATGGTCGGCAAAGTCGTCGTCGGCGGCGGCGACCAGCCGGTGGCGGCCCACGAGGGTCACAGCAACAGCTTGATGCCCGCCACGGCCACCTCGCTCAAGAAGGCCAAGAAGGTGAATACCGACGAGATTGGCTGGGACGCCGCGGATATCCCGCCGCCCATCAAGCGCAAAGAGAACAAGACCGTCGAGTACGTCATCGAGACCGAAGAGGTCGTCGCCGAGCTCGAGGACGGCACCACCTACGAGATGTGGACCTACAACGGCAAGGTCCCCGGCCCCTTCCTGCGCGTCAAAGAGGGTGACACGGTCATCGTCCACGTCGACAACGCCCCCGACAGCACCATGTCGCACAGCATCGACTTCCACTCGGTGACCGGCCCCGGCGGCGGTGCGGCCGTGCTGCAGGTGCCCCCGGGCGAGCGACGCTCGCTGCAGTTCAAGGCGACCCACGCCGGCCTGTACGTGTACCACTGCGCCACCCCGCATATCCCCACGCACCTGGCCCGCGGCATGTTCGGCATGATTCTAGTCGAGCCCAAGGAAGGCCTGGCCCCGGTCGACAAGGAGTTCTACGTCATGCAGGGCGAGTACTACACCAAGGCACGCCCGGGCACCGCAGGACACCAGGAGGAGAGCTCCGACCGCCTCTTCGAAGAGATGCCCACGTACGTGGTCTTCAACGGCCGCGTGGGCTCGCTGACCGGTGAGCGCGTCATGAAAGCCGAGGTGGGCGAGAACGTGCGCATCTTCTTCGGCGTCGGCGGCCCGAACACCCACAGCGCCTTCCACGTCATCGGCGAGATCTTCGACAAGGTCTACTCCGAAGCGGCCATCATCAGCGAGCCGCTGCGCAACGTGCAGACCACCGCGGTGCCCCCGGGCGGCGCGACCATGGTCGAGTTCGAGGTCGACTACCCGGGTAAGTACCTGCTCGTCGACCACGCGCTGACTCGCCTGGACAAGGGTGCCGTGGGCATCCTGGAGGTCACCGGCGAGGCCGACGACACGCTGTATAAGAGTCTGAGTGGCGAAGAGGCCACGGACAAGCACTGA
- a CDS encoding cbb3-type cytochrome c oxidase subunit I, with protein sequence MASITAMSGPRTRKCDTTGLPVCLDAEFFVKMNAVSAVVFLLLGGIAALTLALTRWPAVHLLDSTWFYRMLTFHGVNMLIFWILFMEMAILYFAGTTLLKTKLFSPKLAWAGFGLMISGAVMTDYIILMGQADVMLTSYLPLVAHPLFYLGIILFAVGALVNIFNFFATVYVAWKNKTYGETMPLVAFGAVTAAIIAVVALLHGAVALVPTLTFAMGWTAEPDPMWYRLIWWGLGHQSQQVNVVAMVSVWYLMSHLTSGGVVLNEFVSRGAFVLYILFINLASAHHLLVDPGVGATWKIWNTSYAMYLAVLASLIHGFTVPAGLEAGMRLKGYTKGLFGWLWNAPWKNPGFSGFFLSLVIFGFIGGITGVTLGTQQINITAHNTLRIPGHFHATVVGGTSLAFMGLTYYVVPLLFRREYSFKWLARLQPYVFAVGIVLMSLGMSFAGSAGVARRTWDIDAAGIYGATSHLMLGVLGIGGTLAFIGLLIYVLLTVHAVLFGQKNHGRAMDDWGTPKDIAPAEGDTEARELLEHGKAPGTMVLVLVLLACFVVYYFANWKALADLWHVR encoded by the coding sequence ATGGCTTCCATCACAGCGATGTCCGGGCCACGCACCCGTAAGTGCGACACCACCGGCTTGCCGGTCTGCCTGGACGCTGAATTCTTCGTCAAAATGAACGCCGTCTCGGCGGTCGTCTTCCTCCTGTTGGGAGGCATCGCCGCCTTGACCCTGGCGCTGACGAGGTGGCCGGCAGTTCACCTGCTCGACTCCACCTGGTTCTACCGCATGTTGACCTTCCACGGCGTCAACATGCTCATCTTCTGGATTCTCTTCATGGAGATGGCCATCCTGTATTTCGCAGGGACCACCCTCCTGAAGACCAAGCTCTTCTCGCCCAAATTAGCCTGGGCCGGCTTCGGATTGATGATATCCGGGGCGGTCATGACCGACTACATCATCCTGATGGGCCAGGCCGACGTGATGCTCACGTCCTACTTGCCCCTGGTCGCCCACCCGCTCTTTTACCTGGGCATCATCCTCTTCGCGGTGGGGGCGCTGGTAAATATCTTCAACTTCTTCGCCACGGTCTACGTGGCCTGGAAGAACAAGACGTACGGCGAGACGATGCCGCTGGTCGCCTTCGGCGCGGTGACCGCCGCGATCATCGCGGTCGTCGCGCTGCTGCACGGCGCAGTCGCGCTCGTCCCCACGCTCACCTTCGCCATGGGCTGGACCGCCGAGCCCGACCCCATGTGGTACCGCCTCATCTGGTGGGGCCTGGGCCACCAATCCCAGCAGGTCAACGTCGTGGCCATGGTCTCGGTGTGGTACCTGATGAGCCACCTGACCAGCGGCGGCGTCGTCCTCAACGAGTTCGTCTCGCGCGGCGCCTTCGTCCTCTACATCCTCTTCATCAACCTCGCCTCGGCTCACCACCTCTTGGTCGACCCGGGCGTGGGCGCGACCTGGAAGATCTGGAACACCTCCTACGCCATGTATCTGGCGGTCTTGGCCTCGCTCATCCACGGGTTCACCGTGCCGGCAGGCCTGGAGGCGGGCATGCGCCTCAAAGGCTACACCAAAGGCCTGTTTGGCTGGCTTTGGAACGCCCCCTGGAAAAACCCGGGCTTCTCGGGCTTTTTCCTGTCGCTCGTCATCTTCGGCTTCATCGGCGGCATCACCGGCGTGACCCTGGGCACCCAGCAGATCAACATCACCGCCCACAACACCCTGCGCATCCCCGGCCACTTCCACGCCACGGTCGTCGGCGGCACCTCGCTGGCCTTCATGGGGCTCACTTACTATGTGGTACCGCTCCTGTTCCGCCGCGAGTACAGCTTCAAGTGGCTCGCCCGCCTGCAGCCCTACGTGTTCGCCGTGGGCATCGTCCTGATGTCTTTGGGCATGAGCTTCGCCGGCTCGGCTGGCGTCGCCCGCCGCACCTGGGACATCGACGCCGCCGGCATCTACGGCGCCACCTCCCACCTGATGCTCGGCGTGCTGGGCATCGGCGGCACCTTGGCCTTCATCGGCCTGCTCATCTACGTGCTGCTCACCGTCCACGCCGTGCTCTTCGGCCAGAAGAACCACGGCCGCGCCATGGACGACTGGGGCACCCCCAAGGACATCGCCCCCGCCGAGGGCGACACCGAGGCCCGCGAACTCCTCGAGCACGGCAAGGCGCCGGGCACGATGGTGCTGGTGTTGGTGCTCTTGGCCTGCTTCGTCGTCTACTACTTCGCCAACTGGAAGGCATTGGCCGACCTCTGGCACGTGCGGTGA
- a CDS encoding SCO family protein, which translates to MTIFTNLSQFITGWRFATFVIALCVFMTLILTAILLIPTSETGLGAFATDFKTWCFGYDPATGSFEWGYVAVMLLNPLILAAFVAIVWAQPIGRALQRRKWAMISTVGVALVVAGSMGASFVMLGPSKVEATQLPFPAERLRTELTPPTFELTDQTGERVSLDDFKGEVVLLTAIYASCHTACPTIMVQARRALNSLTEAQREDVTVVAVTLDPENDTPERLAEAAVAHQVEAPEWRLVTGEPDEVNRVLDEMSVSRRTNPDTGVIEHSNLFAVIDRDGKIAYRLTLGDRHDTWLSTAVRTLVNEKTELQAATADTRKRGESSAHK; encoded by the coding sequence ATGACCATCTTCACCAATCTCTCCCAATTCATCACAGGCTGGCGCTTCGCCACCTTCGTCATCGCCCTGTGCGTCTTCATGACGCTCATCCTGACGGCCATCCTGCTCATCCCCACCTCCGAGACCGGCCTGGGCGCCTTCGCCACCGACTTCAAGACGTGGTGCTTCGGCTACGACCCGGCCACCGGCAGCTTCGAGTGGGGCTACGTGGCCGTGATGCTGCTCAACCCGCTCATCCTCGCCGCGTTCGTGGCGATTGTGTGGGCGCAGCCCATCGGGCGGGCGTTGCAGCGGCGCAAGTGGGCGATGATCAGCACCGTGGGCGTCGCGCTGGTCGTCGCCGGCTCGATGGGCGCGAGCTTCGTGATGCTGGGGCCCTCGAAGGTCGAGGCGACCCAGCTTCCGTTCCCCGCCGAGCGCCTGCGCACCGAGCTCACCCCGCCGACCTTCGAGCTGACCGACCAGACCGGCGAGCGGGTGAGCCTCGACGACTTCAAAGGCGAGGTCGTGCTCTTGACCGCGATCTACGCGAGCTGCCACACCGCCTGCCCGACGATCATGGTGCAGGCCCGGCGCGCGCTCAACTCGCTGACCGAGGCGCAGCGCGAGGACGTCACCGTCGTCGCCGTGACCCTCGACCCCGAAAACGACACCCCCGAGCGCCTCGCCGAGGCCGCCGTCGCCCACCAGGTCGAAGCCCCCGAGTGGCGCCTGGTCACCGGCGAGCCCGACGAGGTCAACCGCGTGCTCGACGAGATGAGCGTCTCGCGGCGCACCAACCCCGACACCGGCGTCATCGAGCACTCGAACCTGTTCGCCGTCATCGACCGCGACGGCAAGATCGCCTACCGGCTCACCCTCGGCGACCGCCACGACACGTGGCTGAGCACGGCGGTGAGGACGCTCGTGAACGAAAAAACGGAACTCCAAGCAGCAACCGCCGATACGCGCAAACGCGGCGAATCGTCCGCCCATAAATAG
- a CDS encoding Crp/Fnr family transcriptional regulator encodes MEKVDKLREIPMFEAVPPTTLEPLAQYFVARTFERGDLLWKEGTPAHNFTFITHGKIKVLKYRNDGKETTLGIFNDGDPVGQIAVYQRIDYPASAIALDDTEVLQIHRDHFFGTLKRDADLLEATINSMMRRNHHLVRRIHELATDCAEQRLAMLFEKFSEKMGRRTKLDDGSMGIFVDLPLSRRDIAELINTRVETAIRIMSRWNKEGPVKTEKTGFLIVDAAKLQEIATEF; translated from the coding sequence ATGGAAAAGGTCGATAAGCTGCGCGAAATCCCGATGTTCGAGGCGGTTCCGCCGACCACGCTCGAGCCGCTGGCCCAATACTTTGTGGCACGCACCTTCGAGCGCGGAGATCTGCTGTGGAAAGAGGGGACGCCGGCGCACAACTTCACCTTTATCACCCACGGTAAGATCAAGGTGTTGAAGTATCGCAATGACGGCAAGGAGACCACGCTGGGCATCTTCAACGACGGAGATCCGGTCGGCCAGATCGCGGTCTACCAGCGCATCGACTACCCGGCGAGCGCCATCGCGCTCGACGACACCGAGGTGCTCCAGATCCACCGCGACCACTTCTTTGGCACCCTCAAGCGCGACGCGGACCTGCTCGAGGCGACGATCAACTCGATGATGCGCCGAAACCACCACCTGGTGCGGCGCATCCACGAGCTGGCGACCGACTGCGCCGAGCAGCGCCTGGCGATGCTTTTCGAGAAGTTCAGCGAGAAGATGGGCCGTCGCACCAAGCTCGACGACGGCAGCATGGGCATCTTCGTCGACCTGCCCTTGTCACGTCGCGATATCGCCGAGCTCATCAACACGCGTGTGGAGACGGCGATTCGTATCATGAGTCGGTGGAACAAGGAGGGCCCGGTCAAGACCGAAAAGACCGGCTTTTTGATCGTCGATGCCGCCAAACTCCAAGAGATTGCCACCGAGTTCTAA
- a CDS encoding cupredoxin domain-containing protein, which yields MTIHSPPKDWFKWPHGHERLWIGLALVWCLIMFAMMPYWHFNGKQNSTGESYAVEPDAFVERVEQFTAANKVGEDPASGIPIVEPPPGGDAYLLGRMWSWTPTLKLRQGETYRLHISSADLQHGFSLQPMNMNFQVLPGYDHVLTLTPTTTGEFTIVCNEFCGIGHHAMIGKIIVE from the coding sequence ATGACTATTCACAGCCCCCCAAAGGACTGGTTCAAGTGGCCCCACGGCCACGAACGCCTCTGGATCGGTCTGGCGCTCGTCTGGTGTCTGATCATGTTCGCCATGATGCCCTACTGGCACTTCAACGGAAAACAGAACAGCACCGGCGAGTCCTACGCGGTCGAACCCGACGCCTTCGTCGAGCGCGTCGAGCAGTTCACCGCCGCCAACAAGGTCGGCGAGGACCCCGCCAGCGGCATCCCCATCGTCGAGCCGCCCCCCGGCGGCGACGCCTATCTGCTCGGACGCATGTGGAGCTGGACGCCCACCCTCAAGCTTCGCCAGGGCGAGACCTACAGGCTGCACATCTCGTCGGCCGACCTGCAGCACGGCTTCTCGCTGCAGCCGATGAACATGAACTTTCAGGTGCTGCCCGGCTACGACCACGTGCTCACGCTCACGCCCACGACTACCGGCGAATTCACCATTGTTTGCAATGAATTTTGCGGCATCGGCCACCACGCCATGATCGGCAAAATCATCGTTGAATAG
- a CDS encoding NnrS family protein, producing MTSTPTVFAKGFRPFFLLAAAFAVAFLPLWLLAYTGHVDASAYWTPSTWHGHEMVFGFTVAVVAGFLLTAVGNWTKQETAVGGRLVVLCLLWLAGRLAVVFAGDLQPGLVVMADLLFIPALAGAIGRPLIRTNNRRNLKFLGILALLWGANAAMHLDALGVVEGWARPALLLAVDLIAVITLIIGGRIIPMFTRNAVGDALIRSNKKLEKFLVVAVGAAIALSVFAPMEWFTGAAAIIAGVAILARQTHWGAKQTIDKPILWVLHLGHAWIAAGFVLRGLAVFTPQVSGSMGTHALTVGAIGLLTLGMMARVALGHTGRELKVTKPVAWAFVAMSLAALGRTLVPIIWPSHYVDWVIASGVLFALAFAVYLLQYVPILVKPRADGRPG from the coding sequence ATGACATCGACCCCGACTGTTTTCGCCAAGGGCTTTCGGCCCTTCTTCTTGCTGGCGGCGGCCTTTGCCGTGGCCTTTCTTCCGCTCTGGCTGCTCGCCTACACCGGCCACGTCGACGCCTCTGCGTACTGGACGCCGTCGACCTGGCACGGCCACGAGATGGTCTTCGGGTTCACCGTGGCCGTGGTCGCAGGCTTCTTGCTCACGGCCGTGGGCAACTGGACCAAGCAGGAGACCGCCGTCGGTGGACGGCTCGTCGTGCTGTGTCTGCTGTGGCTGGCCGGCCGTTTGGCCGTCGTCTTCGCCGGCGACTTGCAGCCGGGGCTCGTCGTGATGGCCGACCTCCTCTTCATCCCGGCGCTCGCCGGGGCCATCGGCCGCCCGCTCATCCGCACGAACAACCGCAGAAACCTCAAGTTCCTGGGCATCCTGGCGCTCCTGTGGGGCGCCAACGCCGCCATGCACCTCGACGCGCTCGGCGTCGTCGAGGGCTGGGCACGCCCGGCGCTCTTGCTCGCCGTCGATCTGATCGCCGTTATCACGCTGATCATCGGCGGGCGCATCATCCCGATGTTCACGCGCAACGCCGTCGGCGACGCGCTCATCCGCTCGAACAAAAAGCTCGAGAAGTTCCTGGTCGTCGCCGTGGGCGCCGCCATCGCTCTGAGCGTCTTCGCCCCCATGGAGTGGTTTACAGGCGCCGCGGCCATCATCGCCGGCGTCGCCATCCTCGCCCGCCAGACGCACTGGGGCGCCAAGCAAACTATCGACAAGCCGATCCTGTGGGTGCTGCATCTGGGGCACGCCTGGATCGCCGCCGGCTTCGTGCTGCGCGGGCTGGCCGTCTTCACCCCGCAGGTCTCCGGCTCGATGGGCACCCACGCCCTGACCGTAGGCGCCATCGGCCTGCTCACCCTGGGCATGATGGCCCGCGTCGCGCTCGGCCACACCGGCCGCGAACTCAAAGTCACCAAACCCGTCGCCTGGGCCTTCGTCGCCATGAGTCTGGCCGCACTGGGCCGCACGCTGGTCCCGATTATCTGGCCGTCGCACTACGTCGACTGGGTGATCGCCTCGGGCGTTCTCTTCGCACTCGCCTTCGCCGTCTACCTGCTCCAGTACGTCCCGATTCTGGTCAAGCCGCGCGCTGACGGGAGGCCCGGTTGA
- the cyoE gene encoding heme o synthase yields MQQKQTRPRDWLSLTKPGIVVSNVMTAAAGLWLAPGAAGLETAVAALVGTGLLVAGSGAFNQVLERDTDAFMDRTSTRPLAAGRLEPLEGIILGCLAVLGGLLLLGVYVNMLCAALGALATGIYAFVYTPLKRRTFWAVPIGAVSGALPPVMGWTAVTGAVDPGALVLFSILFWWQIPHFLGIALYRAPDYLRAGLKIAPESSAYPITIFWARLSAILTLASVAALPFVLDSKWVFFALAVVGTVGPTVAGFRRVPDGDVAAWGRKLFFSSLATLPLLALGALVEVVI; encoded by the coding sequence TTGCAACAAAAACAAACCCGACCCCGCGACTGGCTCAGCCTGACCAAGCCGGGCATCGTCGTCAGCAACGTCATGACGGCCGCCGCCGGCCTGTGGCTCGCGCCCGGCGCCGCCGGCCTCGAGACCGCAGTGGCCGCGCTGGTCGGCACCGGCCTGTTGGTCGCCGGCAGCGGCGCCTTCAACCAGGTGCTCGAGCGCGACACCGACGCGTTCATGGACCGCACGAGCACCCGCCCGCTGGCCGCCGGACGCCTCGAGCCCCTCGAGGGCATCATCCTCGGCTGCCTGGCCGTGCTCGGCGGGCTCCTCTTGCTCGGCGTCTACGTCAACATGCTCTGCGCGGCCTTGGGCGCGCTGGCCACGGGCATCTACGCCTTCGTCTACACCCCGCTCAAGCGTCGCACCTTCTGGGCCGTGCCCATCGGCGCGGTCTCCGGCGCGTTGCCACCCGTCATGGGCTGGACCGCGGTGACCGGCGCGGTCGACCCGGGCGCGCTCGTCCTCTTCTCGATCCTCTTCTGGTGGCAGATCCCGCACTTTCTGGGCATCGCCCTATACCGCGCGCCCGATTACCTGCGCGCCGGCCTCAAGATCGCCCCCGAGAGCTCAGCCTATCCGATCACGATCTTCTGGGCGCGCCTGAGCGCCATCCTCACCCTCGCCAGCGTCGCCGCGCTCCCCTTCGTCCTCGACTCGAAGTGGGTCTTCTTCGCGCTCGCCGTCGTCGGCACCGTCGGCCCCACCGTCGCCGGCTTCCGCCGCGTCCCAGACGGCGACGTCGCCGCCTGGGGCCGCAAACTCTTCTTCTCGAGCCTGGCCACGCTCCCGCTGCTGGCGCTCGGCGCCCTGGTAGAAGTGGTGATTTAG
- a CDS encoding DUF4149 domain-containing protein, with protein sequence MTPLYKISLVLHVLSAVIWVGGVLFMGMVAVPAARKLEPRLRRAVTSRLGHAFRPVGWLCLTVLVVTGSYMAYSWGATVENVLNLSFFEANHTRLLGYKLLAVIAMLVVSGVHDWYLGPKATEVGYGSAEAERLRKVAGWLGRVTGILVIVIVCLAVFVARPWV encoded by the coding sequence TTGACCCCACTCTACAAGATCAGCCTCGTCCTCCACGTGCTCTCGGCGGTGATCTGGGTCGGCGGCGTCCTCTTCATGGGGATGGTCGCCGTACCCGCCGCCCGCAAGCTCGAGCCGCGCCTTCGCCGCGCGGTCACCTCGCGCTTGGGCCACGCATTTCGCCCCGTGGGCTGGCTCTGCCTGACCGTGCTCGTCGTCACCGGCTCGTATATGGCCTACTCGTGGGGCGCGACGGTCGAAAATGTCCTGAACCTGTCGTTCTTCGAGGCCAATCACACGCGGCTCTTGGGCTACAAGCTCCTGGCCGTCATCGCCATGCTTGTCGTGAGCGGCGTGCACGATTGGTATCTGGGGCCGAAGGCGACGGAGGTGGGTTACGGCTCTGCAGAGGCCGAACGTTTGCGCAAGGTCGCGGGCTGGCTGGGTAGGGTGACGGGGATTCTCGTGATCGTCATCGTCTGCTTGGCGGTGTTTGTGGCTAGGCCGTGGGTGTAG
- a CDS encoding cbb3-type cytochrome c oxidase subunit I encodes MKSLVTKTHSSTQGLKVVRRWLMLSVGALITAGLFSLGLIIGRMPPFSSWVTDPQFFKRCLVVHVDLALIVWFYSFIVGLFHLLPMPGRARRVAGHSVGVSAVGVVLMVLSAGIEHAEPILANYVPVVDHPLFLLGLVLFAVGVLAAILSGGLWSREDAHAPVVELPEAVVPGLRAAGVVIVAAAATFFAGWLATPTSLEAGAYYELMFWGGGHVLQVACEVAMVVVWIVLVGSLLGRSPVQRKTAAVLFGLLIAPHLFAPLLTLEGTQSALYHVGSTRLMQFGIFPVVLVFLGILIHRLYTAVRSGELSKGIWRDPRFVGFATSAALTLCGFVLGAMIRGSNTMIPAHYHAAIGAVTVAFMTVALMLLEPLGFPLPSARWKKAARFQPALFGIGQVVFAVGFAVAGAHGMARKAYGSEQQIRGLADWLGLATMGIGGLIAIAGGLLFLALISAAVAPKVSAAFTRLKPNTTLAD; translated from the coding sequence ATGAAGTCACTCGTCACCAAAACCCACTCGAGCACCCAGGGCCTCAAAGTCGTCCGTCGCTGGCTGATGCTGTCGGTCGGCGCGCTGATCACCGCCGGGCTCTTCTCGTTGGGACTGATCATCGGTCGGATGCCCCCGTTTTCGTCGTGGGTGACCGACCCGCAATTCTTCAAGCGCTGCTTGGTCGTCCACGTCGACCTGGCGCTCATCGTCTGGTTCTACTCGTTTATCGTCGGCTTGTTCCACCTGTTGCCGATGCCGGGCAGGGCGCGCCGGGTTGCCGGCCACTCGGTCGGGGTGTCGGCGGTGGGCGTGGTGCTGATGGTCTTGTCGGCCGGCATCGAGCACGCCGAGCCGATCTTGGCCAACTACGTGCCCGTGGTCGACCACCCGCTCTTTTTGCTCGGGCTGGTCCTCTTCGCCGTGGGTGTGCTCGCCGCGATCCTGTCGGGCGGCCTCTGGTCGCGCGAAGACGCCCACGCCCCGGTCGTCGAGTTGCCCGAGGCGGTCGTTCCCGGGCTTCGCGCCGCGGGCGTCGTCATCGTGGCGGCGGCCGCGACCTTCTTCGCCGGCTGGCTGGCCACGCCCACCTCGCTCGAGGCGGGCGCCTACTACGAGTTGATGTTCTGGGGCGGCGGCCACGTGCTGCAGGTCGCCTGCGAGGTGGCCATGGTCGTCGTCTGGATCGTGCTCGTCGGCTCGCTTCTGGGTCGCTCGCCGGTCCAACGCAAGACCGCCGCGGTCCTCTTCGGCCTGCTCATCGCCCCGCACCTATTCGCGCCGCTGTTGACCCTCGAGGGTACCCAGAGCGCGCTGTACCACGTCGGGTCGACCCGGCTGATGCAGTTCGGCATCTTCCCGGTCGTCCTCGTCTTCTTGGGCATCTTGATTCACCGCCTCTACACCGCCGTGCGCAGCGGCGAGCTCTCCAAGGGGATCTGGCGCGACCCGCGCTTTGTGGGCTTCGCCACCAGCGCCGCGCTCACCCTGTGCGGGTTTGTGCTCGGCGCGATGATCCGCGGGTCGAACACCATGATCCCGGCGCACTACCACGCCGCCATCGGCGCGGTGACCGTCGCCTTCATGACCGTGGCGCTGATGCTGCTCGAGCCCCTGGGCTTCCCGCTTCCGAGCGCGCGCTGGAAGAAGGCCGCGCGCTTCCAGCCGGCGCTCTTCGGCATCGGCCAGGTCGTCTTCGCCGTCGGCTTTGCGGTCGCCGGCGCCCACGGCATGGCCCGCAAGGCCTACGGCTCCGAGCAGCAGATTCGCGGGCTGGCCGACTGGCTCGGCTTGGCGACCATGGGCATCGGCGGGCTCATCGCCATCGCCGGCGGCCTGCTCTTTTTGGCGCTCATCTCGGCGGCCGTCGCCCCCAAGGTCTCCGCCGCCTTCACCCGTCTCAAACCCAACACCACGCTCGCTGACTAG
- a CDS encoding hemerythrin domain-containing protein — translation MTAQITTTTKLPKMAHGHTRLIWLLDDIEAHLDGIRGSEDPALIIEELISYTREFNDELDEHIGEEETRIFPAAARVASQEELEELDDIHDEHRQIEAQLQEFWDILSQGCEQKNGARHGVCCDKLITLVSTMRQTLAAHSAHERQFLSQVEPRVEDLDL, via the coding sequence ATGACCGCGCAAATCACCACCACCACCAAGCTGCCGAAGATGGCTCACGGGCACACTCGCCTCATCTGGCTTCTCGACGATATCGAAGCACACCTCGACGGGATTCGCGGCAGCGAGGACCCCGCACTGATCATCGAGGAGTTGATCTCCTACACCCGCGAGTTCAACGACGAGCTCGACGAACATATCGGCGAAGAGGAGACGCGAATTTTTCCGGCCGCCGCACGGGTCGCCAGCCAAGAAGAGCTCGAAGAGCTCGACGACATCCACGACGAGCATCGTCAGATCGAAGCGCAGCTCCAAGAGTTCTGGGATATTTTGTCGCAAGGTTGCGAGCAAAAGAATGGCGCTCGGCATGGAGTTTGCTGTGACAAACTCATCACACTGGTGAGCACCATGCGCCAGACGCTGGCCGCTCACAGCGCCCACGAGCGACAGTTCCTGTCGCAAGTCGAGCCACGAGTCGAGGATCTTGACTTGTAG